From a region of the Helianthus annuus cultivar XRQ/B chromosome 5, HanXRQr2.0-SUNRISE, whole genome shotgun sequence genome:
- the LOC110943080 gene encoding protein PFC0760c-like — MQIVVRDEDDGDDVENEDEDNVYKVDEHDDEFDDDDDDDDHDDHYNYELQNAMHFNDDEEASLQRMVNEDIESRETMFEVSASGNHALIREVTQYDNIFAEEEQQNKEPEEEMADKLDGAYKELEDCYNKMSTLLKQLKTEYPNSLLEMKINKKGKRRRLKKKTPLKSKQFMKTPKNLKMKNTERKDAKMKKKEEEEEGEWEGNGEGDGEREGKGEREGEGERKGEGDTRDGAIEKNAEPSTATTAPIYDDDEDTTSSDEDVNEKDIERWSCDFKTLEYHISRYNGEKIIKRNIAEILELLRQDLKQMIDIKEGIDNSKMVDEAIKAIKKHLQPAEETPKMPLFDKTPNITTKETKDSQAFNTEKEKTEGDMVNKSVDQEGAVFDKTPYEQPPTTSGKNLLKSFEEEETPNKP; from the exons atgcaGATTGTTGTtcgtgatgaagatgatggtgatgatgttgagaatgaagatgaagataaTGTTTACAAGGTCGATGAGCATGATGatgagtttgatgatgatgatgatgatgatgatcatgatgatcATTATAACTATGAACTGCAAAACGCCATGCACttcaatgatgatgaagaggcttCACTTCAAAGGATGGTGAATGAGGATATAGAAAGCCGAGAAACGATGTTTGAAGTTTCTGCATCAGGAAACCATGCTCTTATCAGAGAAGTAACACAGTATGACAACATTTTTGCTGAAGAAGAACAACAAAACAAAGAACCTGAAGAG GAAATGGCTGATAAATTGGATGGAGCATACAAAGAATTAGAAGACTGTTACAATAAAATGAGCACATTGTTAAAACAGCTAAAGACTGAATACCCAAACAGCCTCCTG GAGATGAAAATTAACAAGAAGGGGAAAAGGAGAAGGCTGAAAAAGAAAACGCCATTAAAGAGCAAACAGTTCATGAAAACGCCAAAGAATTTGAAAATGAAGAACACGGAGAGGAAGGATGCGAAAATGAAAAAAA aagaagaggaagaggaaggggagtGGGAAGGGAATGGTGAAGGGGATGGGGAGAGAGAAGGAAAAGGAGAaagagaaggagaaggagaaAGGAAAGGAGAAGGAGATACAAGGGATGGGGCAATAGAAAAAAACGCCGAACCCTCGACTGCTACAACAGCGCCAATATATGATGATGACGAGGATACTACATCATCAGATGAAGATGTAAACGAAAAGGATATTGAGAGGTGGAGTTGTGATTTCAAGACACTTGAATATCACATTTCAAGATACAATGGGGAAAAAATAATTAAGAGAAATATTGCTGAGATTTTGGAGCTGCTAAGACAAGATCTAAAACAAATGATTGATATTAAAGAAGGTATTGATAATTCAAAGATGGTGGATGAAGCAATTAAAGCAATAAAAAAACATCTACAACCTGCTGAAGAGACCCCAAAAATGCCTCTATTTGATAAGACACCAAACATCACCACGAAAGAAACAAAAGACAGTCAGGCATTCAACACTGAAAAAGAAAAAACTGAAGGGGATATGGTGAACAAAAGTGTTGACCAAGAAGGGGcagtgtttgataaaacgccatATGAACAGCCACCAACTACATCTGGCAAAAACCTCTTGAAAAGTTTTGAAGAGGAAGAGACACCCAATAAACCCTAG